The Hyalangium gracile nucleotide sequence CGGCGCCCAGCCCATCTTCAATGTGGCCATGCCCCTGGAGGGGATGAGCCTGCGCAAGCCGCTCCCCGCCGCTCCGGGCCTCATCCAGGTGAAGTGCGACGTGCACCCCTGGATGCGCGCCGTGGTGCGCACCTTCGATCATCCCTACTTCACCACCACGGATGCCCAGGGCCGCTTCCGGCTCGAAGTCCCAGAGGGCACCCACACCGTGGTGCTCTGGCACCAGCGCCTGCCCGAAGTCTCCAAGCCCCTCACCGTGAAGGCCGGAGAGACGGTCCGCCTGGAGCAGGAATGGGCCGTCAGCCAGCTCCAGGAGGCAGGGGCGGGTCAGAAGTGACGCCCCCCTGTCCGATCCGGGCACAGTAATCCCGGACTACGTCCTAAAGCTGGAGGGGCTTCGGACGGTGCTTTTCAGCAAGTCACCGGAATGTCGAGAATCGGAACCCTCATTCTGCTTTGGCGGCAAAATTGCTATCTAGTGGCGTGAATCCCACTGGGGAAGGACTCCCACATGCAAGCCAAGAAGCGCGCACAGAATGGGGCTGAGGTCCGCACCGAGGACGCCAAGGCGTCGCGTCCGGTGGGGATGCAGGCCATGGGACCGACGCTCTACGAGCAGATCCGCCGCGTCCTGGTCGAGATGAAGCTGGTGTCCGAGAATTGAACAGGACGCCGTGAAGCGCCGCGCCCTCATGGAGGGCGCGGGTGGTACGGGGCTCCCGCCTGGGGAGCCCTGATTCGGAGTGAGGACTCGCTGGGGTGTTTGAGACCCACCCCCCGCTAGATGTCCTCCTCCTCGTCGGCCTCGACGGGCTCCTCGTCGAAGGAGTCGAGATCCTCCTCGTCCTCGGCGGCCTCAGGCTCCTCGGGCTCCGGCTCGATGACCTTCGGAGCGGCAGCCAGGCGGCCACGGCGCCCCTCGGACGCCGGCTTGAGGGCCGGGCTCTCGCGCTGGTCTGCCCCGCACTTCGGGCAGAGCGGATCCGGCTTCTTCATGTCATAGAACTTCGTTGCGCACTTGAAGCAGACGTACTTTGTCCCGAGGTCCTTCGCCGGCATCTCGCCACCTTCTGAAACGAGGAAAGCTGAAACCCAAGGCGCGGGTGCATAGTTGGCCCTCGCAAAGGAGTCAACGGGACGTTTTGCACCCGAGGACTCTGGAGTAGCATCCCCCACCCGTTTCCCCAGCGCGCATCGGTCGCCCCCTTGAACTTCTCCTGTGACAAGTGTCAGAGGCGGTACTCCATCGCGGACGAGAAAGTCCGCGGGAAGACCGTCAAGGTCCGTTGTAAGAACTGCCAGAACGTCATCTCGGTCCAGGGGCCGCCCGCCGAGATGGAGGAGAGCACCCGCGTGGTGTCTCTCGCGGACGTAGAGCGGATCCGAGAGCAGGAGCGCGCGCTGATGGCCGCCTCGGCTGCTCCGGCCGCTACGGCTGGCGGCAACCCCTGGGAGGAGGAGCCCACCCGGGCTGCTCCGGCCCGTCCCGCGGCCGCGCCCTGGTTCGTGATGGTGAAGGGCAAGCAGGAGGGCCCGCTGGACGAGGCCGGCCTGCAGGCGCTCGTGGAGAGCGGCGCGATCAACACGCGCAGCTTCTTCTGGCAGCAGGGCCTGGCGGACTGGAAGCGCGGCGCGGACATCCCGGAGCTCTCCGGCATCTTCGCGGCGCCGCCTCCTGCCGCCGCGCCGCCGCCCGCGCCGCCGCTGCCGCCCGAGCCCTCCACCTCCAGCATGCGAGGGCAGCGGGGTGGAGCCGCCGCCCGGCAGCAGCCGGTGCAGCAGGAGGACGATGGCGCCTGGGACAACGTGCCCACCACGGTGGGGCGTGCCCCGGTCGCGGCCGGCAGGGAGCCGTGGGATCTGGATCCGCCCGCGGCCGCGCAGCCGCAGCAGGCCCAGCAGCAGCCGGCGTGGGACTTCGACGCCGCGCCGCGGCAGGAGCAGCAGGATCAGCCCGCCTGGGACGAGCCCGCGCCTCAGCATCAGGAGGAGCAGCAGGATCAGCCCGCCTGGGACGAGCCCGCGCCTCAGCAGCACCATCATCATCAAGAGGAGCAGCAGGATCAGCCCGCCTGGGACGAGCCCACCGAGCCCACGCCGCAGCAGCAGCGCACCGCCGCGCGCGGGGGCAACAACAAGGCGGGCGTGGCGGATGATCTGTTCTCCGACCTGGACCTGCCGGACAAGAACGACCAGCTGGATCAGCCCGAGCCGCCGACGTCGGTGAACCCCGAGCCGGATCCGCTGGCCGCGGTGGGCGGGGGCAAGCCGGGTCGCGATGGGAAGAAGCCCGTCGAGGACACGCGCTACTTCATGGCGAAGTCCGGCGTCACCAAGCGCAACCCGGTGTGGAAGGTGGCGCTCTTCATCCTCATCCCCATCTTCCTGGTGGTGGGCGGGGCGTTCGCCGCGGACCGGCTGAACGTGGTGCCCAAGGTGAAGGTGGTGAACGCGCAGGGGCAGACCGAGGAGAAGTCCCTGTTCTTCTCGGGCGAGGGCCGCAACGAGCTGCGCGACCTGCTGATGGGCAAGAAGAAGACGGCGCCTCCCACGCCGCCGCCGACGCCGGCCGCCAACGACAAGAAGCCGACGCCGGGCGGCTCCGCGCCGAAGCCGGATCCGAGCTCTCCCGAGGAGACGAAGGCCGCGGTGCCGGAGACGGGCAAGTCCGCCGCGGAGCTCGACGCGCTCTACGGGGATGGCTCCAAGACGGAGGTCAACCCCGAGGTGCGCAAGGACACCGAGGTGGCGGCCAAGGATGCCGAGAGCACGGGCGGGCTGCCGGCCGAGGACATCATGAAGGTGGTGGCGGCGTCCCAGGGCGCCATCCAGGGCTGCGTGGAGACGGAGCTGCGCAAGAACCCCTCCTTCAAGGGTGGCAAGGTGATGCTGGTGGCCACCGTGGGCACCTCGGGCACGGTGAAGGGGGCGAAGCTGGACCGCAAGGAGCTGGACTCCTCCGCCGTGGGCGACTGCATCAAGAAGAGCGCCAGGCGGATGGTCTTCCCCGCCTTCAAGATGGAGGACGGCTCGGCGGAGATGGACGTGGAGATCCCGCTGGTCCTCTCCTCCGGAGCGAGGTAACAGGCGCGCATGTACCTGGGACGCGTCCTCGGCACGGTGGTGTGCGAGCGGAAGTACGAGGGGCTCGAGGGCAAGCGGTTGCTGGTGGTCCAGCCGCTGGACCACAACCGCGAGCCCACGGGCAGCCCGGAGGTGGCCGTGGACACGGTGTCCGCGGGCCGCGGGGAGCTGGTGTACCTGGTGGGCAGCCGCGAGGCGGCCCTGGCGCTGGAGCCCACGTTCGTGCCGGTGGATGCCGCCATCGTCGGCATCGTGGACGCGGTGGACGTATGAACCTGTGCAAGGTGCTCGGCAGCGTCACCTCCACCCTCAAGCACCCGGCCTTCGAGGGCCGGAAGCTGATGGTGGTGCAGCCGCTGGATGAGAAGCAGCAGCCCACGGGCAAGAGCTTCATCGCGGTGGACCACACCTCCTCGGCCGGGCCGGGGGACGTGGTGCTGGTGATGCGCGAGGGCGGCGGGGTGCGGCAGATCCTCGGCGACAAGACGCTGCCCATCCGCTCGCTCATCGTCGGAGTGGTGGACGGGGTGGACACGTGAGCGAGGGCTTCGTGCCGCTGCCGAAGCTGCGGGCGGACGTGGTGGACACGTCCCGCCGCATGCACGAGTACGGCTGGGTGGCCAACCACGACGGCAACGTCTCGGTGCGGCTCAAGGGTGGGCGCTTCCTCATCACCTGCACGGCGGTGTCCAAGCGGGACGTGGACGACGCCTCGCTGCTGGTGGTGGACGCCCAGGGCAAGGTGCTGGAGGGGCGGCGCAAGCCCTTCAGCGAGCTGGAGCTGCACCTGGCCGTCTACCGGGCTCGGCCGGAGGTGATGGTGGTGCTGCACGCGCACCCGCCGGTGGCCACCGCCTTCGGCCTGGTGGGGCAGGAGCTGTCGCCCATCGCGCTGCCGGAGATGGTGGTTTCGCTGGGGGACCGGGTGCCCACGCTGCCGCGCGCGATGCCCCGGGAGCCCGAGGGCGTCAAGCGCGTGGAGGCCGCCGCCGCCGAGTACGACGCCTTCCTGCTGGCCGGCAACGGTGCCCTCACGATGGGCGAGGACATGACGCAGGCCCTGCTGCGCATGGAGCTCGTCGAGCACTACGCGAAGATCCTCATGGCCGCCCGCTCGCTGGGGCCGGTGCAGCCGCTGGCGCCGGGAGACGTGCAGAAGCTGCTCGAGGCGCGCAAGAAGGCGGGCCTTGGACCGCGCCGCTAGCACCTCGGAGCGGCTGCCGCGCACGGTGGTGGTGCTCGGCCTGGTCTCGCTGCTGACCGACGTGAGCAGCGAGATGATCTTCCCCCTGCTGCCGGCCTTCCTCGCCGCGCGTCTGCCGGCGGTGCCGCTGCTGCTGGGGACCATGGAGGGGCTGGCGGATCTGGTGTCCGCGCTCCTCAAGTACCAGTCCGGCGTGTGGGCGGACCGGGCGCAGCGGCTCAAGCCGCTGGTGCTGCTGGGGTACGGCGTCTCCAGCCTGGCGAGGCCGATGATGGCCTTCGTCACGGCGGTGTGGCAGCCGCTGCTCATCCGCTCGCTGGATCGGGTGGGCAAGGGCGTGCGGACCAGCCCTCGCGACGCGATCATCGCCCACACCGTGCCCGCGGGCCTGCGGGGCCGCGCCTATGGCTTCCATCGAGGCATGGACCATGCGGGGGCGGCGCTCGGGTCGCTGGTGGCGCTGCTGCTGCTGGCGGCCGGGATGAAGGTGGAGCATGTCTTCCTGGCGGCGGCCGTACCGGGCTTCCTGGGCGTGCTGGCCATCCTCATGGCGTCCGAGCCACAGCGCGAGCAGGCCCCGGCGCAATCCGGAGGCGCTGGGCGAGAGCCCGTGCCGCGGCGGCTGGCC carries:
- a CDS encoding cupredoxin domain-containing protein; the encoded protein is MRLAGTPPPPMRYETTPSATDACGVDVADRSLTVGEGGALAQVVVSLEGGASLPAEGVTAPTTVLDQRRCVYEPAALAARAGTTLEVRNSDPVMHNVRAAAGAQPIFNVAMPLEGMSLRKPLPAAPGLIQVKCDVHPWMRAVVRTFDHPYFTTTDAQGRFRLEVPEGTHTVVLWHQRLPEVSKPLTVKAGETVRLEQEWAVSQLQEAGAGQK
- a CDS encoding FYDLN acid domain-containing protein is translated as MPAKDLGTKYVCFKCATKFYDMKKPDPLCPKCGADQRESPALKPASEGRRGRLAAAPKVIEPEPEEPEAAEDEEDLDSFDEEPVEADEEEDI
- a CDS encoding AgmX/PglI C-terminal domain-containing protein produces the protein MNFSCDKCQRRYSIADEKVRGKTVKVRCKNCQNVISVQGPPAEMEESTRVVSLADVERIREQERALMAASAAPAATAGGNPWEEEPTRAAPARPAAAPWFVMVKGKQEGPLDEAGLQALVESGAINTRSFFWQQGLADWKRGADIPELSGIFAAPPPAAAPPPAPPLPPEPSTSSMRGQRGGAAARQQPVQQEDDGAWDNVPTTVGRAPVAAGREPWDLDPPAAAQPQQAQQQPAWDFDAAPRQEQQDQPAWDEPAPQHQEEQQDQPAWDEPAPQQHHHHQEEQQDQPAWDEPTEPTPQQQRTAARGGNNKAGVADDLFSDLDLPDKNDQLDQPEPPTSVNPEPDPLAAVGGGKPGRDGKKPVEDTRYFMAKSGVTKRNPVWKVALFILIPIFLVVGGAFAADRLNVVPKVKVVNAQGQTEEKSLFFSGEGRNELRDLLMGKKKTAPPTPPPTPAANDKKPTPGGSAPKPDPSSPEETKAAVPETGKSAAELDALYGDGSKTEVNPEVRKDTEVAAKDAESTGGLPAEDIMKVVAASQGAIQGCVETELRKNPSFKGGKVMLVATVGTSGTVKGAKLDRKELDSSAVGDCIKKSARRMVFPAFKMEDGSAEMDVEIPLVLSSGAR
- a CDS encoding EutN/CcmL family microcompartment protein, producing the protein MYLGRVLGTVVCERKYEGLEGKRLLVVQPLDHNREPTGSPEVAVDTVSAGRGELVYLVGSREAALALEPTFVPVDAAIVGIVDAVDV
- a CDS encoding EutN/CcmL family microcompartment protein — its product is MNLCKVLGSVTSTLKHPAFEGRKLMVVQPLDEKQQPTGKSFIAVDHTSSAGPGDVVLVMREGGGVRQILGDKTLPIRSLIVGVVDGVDT
- a CDS encoding class II aldolase/adducin family protein — protein: MSEGFVPLPKLRADVVDTSRRMHEYGWVANHDGNVSVRLKGGRFLITCTAVSKRDVDDASLLVVDAQGKVLEGRRKPFSELELHLAVYRARPEVMVVLHAHPPVATAFGLVGQELSPIALPEMVVSLGDRVPTLPRAMPREPEGVKRVEAAAAEYDAFLLAGNGALTMGEDMTQALLRMELVEHYAKILMAARSLGPVQPLAPGDVQKLLEARKKAGLGPRR
- a CDS encoding MFS transporter, giving the protein MDRAASTSERLPRTVVVLGLVSLLTDVSSEMIFPLLPAFLAARLPAVPLLLGTMEGLADLVSALLKYQSGVWADRAQRLKPLVLLGYGVSSLARPMMAFVTAVWQPLLIRSLDRVGKGVRTSPRDAIIAHTVPAGLRGRAYGFHRGMDHAGAALGSLVALLLLAAGMKVEHVFLAAAVPGFLGVLAILMASEPQREQAPAQSGGAGREPVPRRLAWYLVPVVLFGIANSTDAFILLKLSEEGASPTLLPLAWLMLHVVKAAVSYPAGWLADRLGAPRLVMVGWLLYAFCYVGLSRVHGVTGTLVVMAVYGLHYALSEGAEKSLLTSLVPATARGRAFGLYNGLKGGAALAAGLLFGAVWTRWGSSVAFVMAGIIAAVSAILLVLFLPRARPSETA